A stretch of the Gossypium hirsutum isolate 1008001.06 chromosome D07, Gossypium_hirsutum_v2.1, whole genome shotgun sequence genome encodes the following:
- the LOC107956626 gene encoding uncharacterized protein, translating to MMRAGSHLPVSIPVGNAAKKERGGAASRSAMFPLAEIWIHTIPLLVLLCFFILWWLSRPVNVEIKDGRIVAIHHVEMPLPLSDSQIDVSLLASAASPVASVSQNLTVIFDESSVLASD from the exons ATGATGAGAGCTGGTAGCCATCTTCCAGTTTCGATACCAGTGGGTAACGCTGCCAAGAAGGAAAGAGGAGGAGCGGCTTCTCGCTCTGCAATGTTTCCCTTGGCCGAGATTTGGATCCACACCATTCCCCTTCTCGTCTTGCTTTGCTTCTTCATTCTCTGGTGGTTGTCTCGTCCAG TAAATGTGGAGATAAAGGATGGCAGAATTGTGGCTATACATCATGTGGAGATGCCATTGCCTCTTAGTGATTCTCAGATTGATGTATCCCTCCTGGCATCTGCTGCATCACCAGTTGCCTCGGTATCACAAAATCTCACAGTAATATTCGACGAATCCTCGGTATTAGCTTCTGATTGA
- the LOC107932917 gene encoding uncharacterized protein, with the protein MNSPLQRMPKIRFRGLIIYFIITMTLLYISYSNLLFSKKDRKSPDITTVPNKIEAPPFNHSSNTTSSHVQNSADQKRPNLVEPPPRRYLRYDTNLKHIAFGIASSSNLWEIRKEYIKTWWRPKETRGVVWLDKKVVAKKGERLPEIRVSEDTSQFKYLNKVGSRSALRITRVVSETLKLGMKDIRWFVMGDDDTIFVVENLVRVLSKYDHTQYYYIGSASESHIQNILFSYSMAYGGGGFAISYPLAKELSKMQDKCIHRYPALYGSDDRIQACMAELGVPLTRELGFHQYDVVGDILGLLGAHPVTPLVSLHHLDVVNPIYPGMKRAKALAHMLEAANEDSASLMQQSICYDSTRYWSIMVSWGYAVQILRGVMSPRELEMPSRTFFSWHKRADYTAYAFNTRPVERHPCQRPFVFYMYKTKTEPETNQTVGLYYRHRTRSRYCRWKMASPEKLDFVVVIKPRDEDRWLKAPRRDCCRAFPKIKNNTMILYVGNCKDGEISEFQSKKLL; encoded by the exons ATGAACTCTCCCCTGCAACGCATGCCCAAAATTAGATTTAGAGGGCtaataatttatttcatcatAACCATGACTTTACTATACATTTCATACTCAAATCTCCTGTTTAGCAAGAAAGACCGGAAATCCCCGGATATAACTACTGTCCCCAACAAAATTGAAGCGCCACCCTTTAACCATTCCTCCAACACCACCTCTTCCCATGTCCAAAACTCAGCAGACCAAAAGCGACCAAACCTTGTTGAACCACCCCCTAGGAGATACCTACGATACGATACTAATCTCAAACACATTGCCTTCGGGATAGCATCGTCTTCGAATTTGTGGGAGATCAGAAAAGAGTACATTAAAACATGGTGGAGGCCCAAAGAGACAAGAGGGGTGGTTTGGTTGGATAAGAAAGTGGTAGCCAAGAAAGGTGAACGCCTACCAGAGATTCGGGTATCCGAGGATACTTCTCAGTTTAAGTACTTAAACAAGGTAGGGTCTAGATCGGCTTTGAGGATCACCAGGGTGGTTTCCGAGACACTCAAGCTTGGGATGAAGGATATTAGGTGGTTCGTGATGGGTGATGATGACACGATTTTTGTTGTTGAAAACTTGGTACGGGTGCTCTCTAAATATGATCATACACAGTATTATTACATTGGGAGTGCATCAGAGAGTCATATTCAGAACATATTGTTTTCATATTCCATGGCATATGGAGGGGGTGGATTTGCAATAAGCTATCCACTGGCAAAAGAACTGTCCAAGATGCAGGACAAATGCATCCACCGATACCCAGCATTATATGGCAGTGATGACAGGATTCAGGCTTGCATGGCTGAGCTTGGAGTGCCCCTTACCAGGGAGCTTGGCTTCCATCAG TATGATGTGGTCGGAGACATATTAGGCCTCTTGGGAGCCCATCCAGTGACTCCTTTGGTATCACTTCACCACCTAGATGTAGTGAATCCTATATACCCGGGTATGAAACGAGCCAAAGCTCTTGCACACATGCTTGAAGCTGCCAATGAGGACTCCGCGAGCTTAATGCAACAATCCATCTGCTATGATTCAACGCGATACTGGTCGATCATGGTGTCGTGGGGCTACGCGGTTCAAATCTTGAGGGGAGTGATGTCTCCCAGAGAGCTTGAGATGCCGAGTAGAACATTTTTTAGCTGGCACAAGCGAGCTGATTACACTGCTTATGCATTTAACACTAGGCCTGTTGAAAGGCATCCTTGCCAAAGACCCTTTGTTTTCTACATGTACAAGACTAAGACTGAACCTGAAACGAACCAAACAGTTGGCCTCTACTATCGTCATAGAACGCGCAGCCGATATTGCCGATGGAAAATGGCCTCACCAGAGAAACTCGATTTTGTCGTAGTCATAAAGCCGCGAGATGAAGATCGATGGCTCAAg gcGCCAAGGAGGGATTGTTGCAGAGCttttccaaaaattaaaaacaatacaATGATTTTATATGTGGGAAATTGCAAAGACGGTGAGATTAGTGAATTTCAATCCAAGAAGTTATTGTGA